The Miscanthus floridulus cultivar M001 chromosome 7, ASM1932011v1, whole genome shotgun sequence genome includes a region encoding these proteins:
- the LOC136462739 gene encoding ethylene-responsive transcription factor 3-like, which produces MRRARPPPVPVPVPVPVPTAPGDVGGPEVKYRGVRRRPSGRYAAEIRDPARKTPIWLGTFDSAEAAARAYDAAARTIRGAAARTNFPFASVSAAVPPPPLPATVTAPAPAATSSHSSTVESWSGGGAPAGILRAAAAPAAEEDCRSYCGSSSSVLCEDGASGPGCGDEAAAPPPAPLPFDLNVPDPAADEMDWRCDTLLHL; this is translated from the coding sequence ATGCGGCGGGCGAGGCCGCCGCCGGTCCCGGTCCCGGTCCCGGTCCCGGTCCCGACAGCGCCGGGGGACGTGGGGGGGCCGGAGGTGAAGTACCGCGGGGTGAGGCGGCGGCCGTCGGGGCGGTACGCGGCCGAGATCCGGGACCCGGCCAGGAAGACCCCGATCTGGCTCGGCACCTTCGACTCGGCCGAGGCCGCGGCCCGCGCCTACGACGCCGCCGCCAGGACCATCCGCGGCGCCGCCGCGCGGACCAACTTCCCCTTCGCCTCCGTCTCCGCcgcggtgccgccgccgccgctccccgcAACCGtcaccgcccccgcccccgccgcgaCGTCTAGCCACAGCAGCACCGTCGAGTcctggagcggcggcggcgcgcccgCCGGGATCCTCCGCGCCGCAGCCGCCCCGGCCGCCGAGGAGGACTGCCGCAGCTACTGCGGCTCCTCATCGTCGGTTCTCTGCGAGGACGGCGCGTCGGGCCCGGGCTGCGGCGACgaggccgccgcgccgccgccggccccgctGCCGTTCGATCTGAACGTGCCGGACCCGGCGGCCGACGAGATGGACTGGCGCTGCGACACGCTACTGCACCTCTAG